A stretch of the Aegilops tauschii subsp. strangulata cultivar AL8/78 chromosome 4, Aet v6.0, whole genome shotgun sequence genome encodes the following:
- the LOC141021717 gene encoding uncharacterized protein, with protein MERGAGGSDDSARAVGMCDRLLTFLAKNLSMNRSRSIIEGPRDTGAGGDHRNHAEFEFSHEEEGHTSFTTTILEETIADVRASDQHKEATAEAGHQVEAMKAGAAAVQEKKPRRSVTIKEEAGGVKDKAKKSLSKKRQSSLLSGGGQVVGAGGEDPVPKSPLRWGLRPRMPATNLRVPSNINEKSSNFIEERRKGFGAGGKPGK; from the exons ATGGAGAGAGGCGCGGGTGGCAGCGACGATTCGGCGAGGGCCGTAGGCATGTGTGACCGACTCCTGACATTCCTCGCCAAGAACTTGTCGATGAACAGGTCGAGGAGCATCATCGAGGGGCCAAGAGACACCGGCGCCGGCGGCGATCACAGGAATCAC GCCGAGTTCGAGTTCAGCCATGAGGAAGAAGGCCACACGAGCTTCACGACTACCATCCTAGAAGAGACAATTGCTGATGTGAGAGCAAGTGATCAGCACAAGGAGGCCACGGCGGAAGCCGGCCATCAGGTGGAGGCGATgaaagcgggcgcggcggctgtGCAGGAGAAGAAGCCGAGGAGGTCCGTGACCATCAAGGAGGAGGCGGGCGGCGTCAAGGACAAGGCCAAGAAGTCGCTGTCAAAGAAGAGGCAATCGTCGTTGTTGAGCGGCGGCGGCCAGGTGGTCGGGGCAGGAGGGGAGGACCCGGTCCCGAAGTCGCCGCTGAGGTGGGGGCTCCGGCCGAGGATGCCGGCGACGAACCTGAGGGTGCCGTCCAACATAAATGAGAAGTCGTCCAACTTCATTGAGGAGCGCAGGAAGGGCTTCGGCGCCGGCGGCAAGCCGGGGAAATGA